The Inediibacterium massiliense genome includes the window ATATTATTGTTAAGGTAAAAAGTAAGGATGGTAATATGAAGAAATATATTTATAATTACTGGGAAGAAGAAGCAGATTGGTATGATGAAACGCTTCCTTCAAATGTGAAATATGAGGATCTATTGAAAGGTTTGGCTAACTATATTTTTTCTTATATTCCAGATATTGAAAAAAAACAATCATTAAATATATTAGAGTTAGGCTGTGGAACAGGAAGGTTGTTGATAGAATTATCTAAAACTCATCACAACGTAATGGGAGTGGATATATCTTGGAATATGCTAAAAATAGCAAAAGATCATGGGAAAATTTTAAATGTTCCTATTGAAGTGTATCAGATGGATGTACATTCTATGCTATTTGAAGAGGATTCATTTGATTTATTAGTTGGAAGCAATGTTGTTTGGACTCTTGAAAATCCAGTCAAAGCCTATGAAGAATGGTATAGAGTACTAAAGCCTCAAGGAAAGTTAATAGTATTGGATGCAAATTGGAATTTATGGCGGTATAACCCGTTAGAAAGAAAGAAGTATCAACAATACCAAGAGTATCTAATCCATAAATATGGCAGAGGGACACATACATATAAAGACTTATTTTATGGAGAAGAAATTGATAAAAAAACATACTTAAGTGATAAGTATAGACCAGATTGGGATATAGATGTACTCAAAAGTATTGGTTTTCATAATATTCAAATTCAACATAGTGTTTCTGACATTATATGGGATTCAAAGACTATTGAATTAAATCATTTGACACCACCATTTATGATTTGTGCACAAAAATAATAAAATAGGAGGAATATATATGGATTTTGGAAAAAGAATTAAACAATATTGGGAAGGGGAAGCAGATATTTATAGTGTTTGTATAGAAGAGGAATTAGGAAACTTTCAAAGAGAGGCATGGAAAAAAATAGTATTAGAGTATGCACCCAAAAAACAATGTTTAGATATCCTTGATATCGGAACGGGCCCAGGATTTTTTCCTATTGTTCTTGGAGAGGAAGGACATCATGTAACAGGAATTGATATAACAGAAAATATGATTTCTTATGCAAGAAAAAATGTTGAGAGGGCTGGAAGTAAAGCAAATCTTTTAACAATGGATTGTCATAATTTAGAGTTTGAGGATGATACTTTTGATTTGATTGTGTGTAGAAATTTGACTTGGACATTAGATAATCCTATTCAAGCCTATGAAGAATGGCATAGAGTATTAAAACCTTCAGGAAGATTATTAATTTTTGATGCCAATTGGTACTTGCATTTATTTGATGAGAAGCTAAGAGAAAAATACGAAGAAAATGAAAAAAAACTTATTGAAAAATACGGAAGAAAAACACATAATCATAAAAACAATGTAGAAGGAGATGCGCTTAGCAAAAAGTTGTTTATGAGTAATAAAGTTCGACCACAATGGGATTTGAATCAATTGATTCAAATGAAATTTTCAAAAGTCTTTTCAGAAATTAATATCGTAGATCAAGTTTGGGATGATATGGGAAAAGAATTAAATGCAACGACTCCACAATTTTTAGTGGGAGCAGAAAAATAGGCAAGGTGGCTTAAAGATGGGTGGAAACTATTTAAGATTAGTGACTTTTTTAAAACAAGCGAAAAAAGAAACTTTGTGTAAAGTTTTTTTGGGACTGTCTATAATTGCTTTAAATTTTATGCAAGCAATGCTTCTTGCAAAAGGTATTAGTAATGTCATTGAAAGATGTAGCTTTATGAAGATGATTACTTATTTGATGATGATTGTTTTGGTAATTATAACAAAATGTTATTTGATACGATATCAAGAAGGTTATGCAAAAAAAATGGCTGCAAAGATTAAAGGAATGATTAGAGAAAAATTACTAGATAAGTTAATGGTATTAGGTCCCGCATATCAAAATAAGAAAAGAAGTGGCAATATCCAATCTTTAATTACAGATGGAGTGGAATCTTTTGAAACTTTTCTAGTGTATTACATTCCCCATGGGATAGTTGTATTTATTGCAATAAGTTGTGCGATTACATATATGATTCAATTAGACAAGATTGTGGGGGTTGTGATTATATTCATGGGGCTTTTATCTATTTTGATACCTCATTTCCTTATGCCAGCCATTTCTAAAATTATGATTGAGTATTGGAAGTCTTATGCATTTTTAAATGCACAATATATTGATTCTATGCAAGGAATGAGCACTTTAAAAGCTTTTGATGCTAGTACAAGAATAGGAAAACAATTGGCTAGTGATGCCCGAGATTTTGCGAAGGAATCTATAAAAAATACAGGAATGTCTTTGGCAGATTCTGCAATAATTGTGTTTTTTACTATGTTAGGTACAGCATTGGCAGTATTGATAGGAGCTTTTCATATGTCAAATGGACAACTTGGATATAATGAGCTATTGATTATATTATTTTTATCTGGTGAGTGTATGAAGCCTTTTTATGAGTTAAATACGTATTGGCATGGAAGTTATTTGGGTTTTTCTGTTGCAGAAGAGTTATACCAGATTCTTGATGAACCATTAAAGCAAGGAGATCATACGAAGAATAAGGTTGTATCTAGTAAGAACCTTAATATAAAGTTAGATGGTGTATTTTTTAGATACAATGAAGATTCAGGCTATGTATTAAAAGATGTAAATATGGATATGCAGCCTGGAAGTATGACTGCAATTGTAGGGGAATCTGGTTCAGGAAAGTCAACTATTGTCAATCTACTATTGAGATTTTTTGATACAGAACTAGGAGAAATCAAATTAGATTCTATAGATATTGAAGAATATGATATTTCGTATTTAAGAAATCAAATTGCAGCAGTATTTCAAGATACATATTTGTTTTATGGGACAGTTAAAGAGAATTTACGTATGGCAAATCCCCATGCAACAGAAGAAGAAATCATAGATGCAGCCAAGGTTGCCAATGCACATGATTTTATTATCAATCTTCCAAATGCTTATGAAACTGTGGTAGGAGAAAGAGGTGCTACTTTATCTGGTGGACAAAGACAGAGAATCTCTATAGCAAGAGCAATTTTAAAGAATGCACCTATTTTAATTTTGGATGAAGCTACTTCAAGTGTGGATATGAAAAGTGAGAAATTAATTCAAGATGCTTTAGAAAAATTGATGAAGAATAAAACAACTATTGTAATTGCTCATAGATTATCTACCATAGAAAAAGCAGATAAAATATATGTGCTAAAAGACGGAAAGGTCAAAGGGGAAGGAACACACGAAGAACTTTTATGCAACTGTGAAACGTATCAAGGACTTATTCGTGCACAGGAAAATATAGGAGAAAACATATGAATACGAATAAAAAAACTATAAAAAGTAATAAATATCGATTTACTTATATTATGAAACTTTCTAAAAAACTACATGTTTATCTACCGAGAGTGATTGGGGCAATTGTAAGTGGAATTTTAAACCATCTTTTTACTATTGCGATAGCGGCTATATCTGCTTACATGGTTGGTTTAGCTGTACAAGATAAATTAAAGGATTGTTTTTTTGTTCTTGCAAGTACTATGGTTATTTGTTTGATTATGAGAGTGATTGCATATTTTAGTGAAATGTGGCTTGCTCATGATGTGGCATTTAAAGTATTAGCTGATTTTAGAATTATGCTTTTTCAGTCCATAGAGAAAGTTTCACCAGCAATTTTATTAGATATGAGATCAGGACAGCTAGCTTCTACTTTAATGAGTGATGTAGAACTATTAGAATGGTTTTTTGCCCATTCTTTTGGAAGTACCCTTGTTGCTGTGATCGTACCTATGGTTTTAATTGCTTTTATGGGATGGATTCATCCCATATTTCCAATCATGATGCTTATATTTTTAGGAGTACTTGTTAGTATACCTTGTTTATTAAAGGATAAGGCTGATCGTCAAGGCGAAAAAGTAAGGTGTCAGTTAGGAGATGCAAGTGCAGTAACGGTAGAAGGCATACAAGGGATGAAAGAGATTTTGACATTGAATTATCTAAAAAAATATAAAGAAAAAAATAAAAATTATATGAAAAAAATGTATACTAGCCAATTGGAGTATGGAAAAAGGTTAGGAACAGAAGGAGCTTTGATACAAGGGGTATTAGGGATTGCAACACTTAGTATAATGGGAGTTGCTGCTATGTTAGTAGTACAGGGGAAAATGGAATTTGAATGGTTTCCAGTAATTGTGATTTTATCAGGTATGACATTTAATCCAGTGATTGAAATATGTAATACAGCACGCAATTTTGGACTTATATTTGCTGCAGCCAATAGAGTGTTTTTAGTTTTAGAGGCAGAGCCTTTAGTAAAAGATGAAGGAGAACATATAAACAATAAGGATATATATCCTAAAATTTGTTTTGAAAATGTATCTTTTTGGTATCAAGAGAAACAAAAAAAAGCTGTTAAAAATATAAGTTTTAAGGTAGATCATGGAGAAACGGTAGCGTTAGTAGGAGAATCAGGAGCAGGAAAAACTACCTGTATGAATTTACTTTTAAGATATTGGGATGTTAAAGAAGGACGAATATGTATTGGTGATAAAAATATAAAAAATATTTCATTATCAAATTTGCGTCAAATAACCTCAGCTGTATTACAGGAAGTTTATTTATTTAATACAACCATACGCGAAAATATTAAACTAAGTAATCCTGAAGCTACAAATGAGGATGTAGAGAAAGCTTGTAAATCTGCTTTAGCACATGATTTTATTATGAAATTTCCAAAGGGTTATGATACTGTAGTAGGAGAAAGAGGAACGTCTTTATCAGGAGGACAAAGGCAAAGAATTGCAATTGCTAGGGCTATATTAAAAAATGCTCCTATTTTAATATTAGATGAAGCTATGTCTAGTTTGGATACAGAAAATGAAAAAGAAATACAAAAAGCTTTAAAAACAAATTTTCAAGATAGGACAATTTTAGTTATTGCACATAGATTGTCTACGATTCAACAAGCTGATCGTATTATATTTATTCGGGAAGGAAAAATTGAAGAAATAGGTTCTCATGATGAATTAATGAAAAAAGATGGATTCTACAGACAGATGATTTCCTCTCAATTTAAAAAAGTCAATGCAAAAATGCCTATTGAGGTGATGGGATAATGAAATATATATTTCACAGAATACTTCTTTTGATTCCAATATTGTTTCTTTTATCTATTATTACATTTTCTTTGAGTCATGTTTCTTCAGGTGATCCAGCTAGAGTGATTGCAGAAAAAGAGTATGGAAGACCAACATTAGGACAAATTCAAAAAATAAGAATAATGCATGGATTAGATAAACCTTTTTATCAGCAATATATTTTTTGGATGAAAAAAGTATTAAATAAAGATTTTGGTATTTCATATAAAACATCGAGACCAGTTATGGAAGAAATACAAGAAAGAGTTACAATTACTATAAAGTTATCTTTGGTAGCATTTTTAATTCTAATAGGTATTGCTATACCTATGGGAATATTTTGTGCTCTCTATCCAAATAGTTTATTGGATAAAATGTGTCAAGTAGTGTCTTTTACGAGTGTTTCCATTCCATCATTTTTAGTAGGACTTATTCTACTCTATATTTTTGGTGTAAAGCTACAATGTATTTCTGTTTTAGGTTGTATGCAAGATTATATTATGATTCCAGCTTTTACACTTGCTTTTAGTTATATAGGTATTGTGATAGGACTTATAAACACCAGCATGAGGCAAGTTCTAAAACAAGATTATATTCGTTCTGCAAGAGCAAAAGGTATTGGAGAGTGGAAAATTATATTCAAACATAGTCTAAAAAATGCTATTTTACCTGTTATGACACAAATGAGCATGATATTTTGCAGTTTTTTATCTGGTTCTGCTATTATTGAATCTATTTTTTCGGTACAAGGTCTTGGGAAGCTCATATTAGATTCAGTTGCTGTAAAAGATATTCCTGTCATTCAAGCTTTTGTAATGCTTATAGCCATTTTTATTGTACTTATAAATCTTATGATTGATATTTTATATCAAATGATTGATCCTCGTATTAAGTTAGATTAAGGAGGAAATAAGTTGTTTAGAATAACAAAACGAATTTTCAAATCAGATTTTTGGTACTTCTTTTTTAAACAGAAAAAAAGTATTTTAGGATTTAGTATTATTATTATTTTATGCTTTGCAGCATTATGTGCACCGTGGATTGCTCCAAATGATCCTTTAGAGGTAAATATTGCAAACAAATTGCAACATCCCAATGCTCAATATTGGTTGGGGACAGATAACTTAGGAAGATGTGTGGTTTCAAGGCTGATCTTTGGAACAAGAAATTCTTTGTTTTATAGTGTGATTGTACTGATTATTACATTGGGGATTGGTATTCCTATTGGAATGGTTTCGGGATATATAGGTGGAAAAGTAGATTTGGTAATGATGAGAATAATTGATTTGGTATTGGCATTACCTAGTTTTATGGTGGCACTTGCTATTGCAGGTGTATTAGGTCCTAGTACAAAAAATATGTTACTAGCCATGTGTATGGTATGGTGGTCTGGGTATGCTCGATTTTTTAGAGGACTTACTATACAAATGAAAGAAAGTGATTACATAATGGCTGCTATATCAGGAGGATGTAGTCATATTCAAATTATTTTTAGACATTTATTGAAAAATATGATTCCACCTATTATTATATTGGCCACATTGGAGATAGGATCTATCATATTGGCTATAGCAACATTTTCATTTATTGGACTAGGTATTCAACCACCTATTCCTGAATGGGGAATTATGCTAAGTGATAGCAAAGATTATCTACAATCTTATCCACAGCTTATGTTTTATCCTGGAATTGTTATTGTAGTGACGGTAATGTCCTTTAATCTTTTAGGAAGAGGGATGAGAAATGCAATGCAGACAACAAAGTGATGTTTTAAAGATTAATAATCTTCATATTGAATTTAAAGTGCAAAAGGGTAGCATACAAGCAGTAAGAGGTGTAAATTTAGAAGTAAAAAAAGGAACTATAACAGCTTTAGTAGGAGAAAGTGGTAGTGGTAAATCAGCTACAGCTTTAGCCATAATGGGGCTTATGGATTCAAATGCAAAGGTTACCAAAGGTGAAATTTATATAGATGGAATTCAAATAAGTTCTATTTCAAAAAAAGATAGAAAAAAAATATGTTCCTCTTATGCAGGAATCATTTTTCAAGATCCATTAAATTCTTTAAATCCATTGTATACTATTGGAAACCAATTGATGGAGAGTATTTTAGCTAGAAAAGAAATGTCTAAAGAAGAGGCTTTAAAAAAAGCTATAGAACATCTAAAAAAAATGCAATTTCATAATCCTCAAAGTCTTATGCATAAATATCCTTTTGAACTGAGTGGAGGCATGTGTCAGCGTGTTATGATTGCAATGGCTACGATTTTTATGCCATCACTACTTATTGCAGATGAACCTACAACAGCTTTAGATGTCACTGTACAAGCTGAAATTTTAAAGCAAATTTATAATATGAGTAGAAAAAACAACACTGGAGTGTTGTTTATAACACATGATTTGAGTGTAGTAGCAGAAATAGCAGATGAAGTTTTTGTAATGAAGGATGGAATGATTGTAGAAAATCAAAGTGTATATGAAATTTTTCATAAACCAACACATCCATATACAAAACAACTCATTCATTCTATTTTATAATCTATAGAAAATGATGTAATGGATAAAATTATTTTAAATTATAAATCTTTTGAATGAAAGATTTTGTTCTAAAGGAGTTAAATCATATGTCTGCTTTGATAGAAATAAATAAAGTTACAAAATATTATCCCAAAAAAAGGTCATTTTTAAAAAAAGAGAATCAAATTTGTGCAGTAGATGATGTTTCTTTAAAAATTGAAAAAGGAAGAACACTTGCTCTTATAGGAGAAAGTGGGAGTGGTAAGACTACTTTAGGAAAAATGATAGTTGGATTAGAAAAACCTACAGGGGGACAAATTTGTTTTAAAAAAAAAGATATTACCCAATTATCGCTAAAAGAAATGAAGCCTAT containing:
- a CDS encoding ABC transporter permease, with protein sequence MKYIFHRILLLIPILFLLSIITFSLSHVSSGDPARVIAEKEYGRPTLGQIQKIRIMHGLDKPFYQQYIFWMKKVLNKDFGISYKTSRPVMEEIQERVTITIKLSLVAFLILIGIAIPMGIFCALYPNSLLDKMCQVVSFTSVSIPSFLVGLILLYIFGVKLQCISVLGCMQDYIMIPAFTLAFSYIGIVIGLINTSMRQVLKQDYIRSARAKGIGEWKIIFKHSLKNAILPVMTQMSMIFCSFLSGSAIIESIFSVQGLGKLILDSVAVKDIPVIQAFVMLIAIFIVLINLMIDILYQMIDPRIKLD
- a CDS encoding class I SAM-dependent methyltransferase, with the protein product MDFGKRIKQYWEGEADIYSVCIEEELGNFQREAWKKIVLEYAPKKQCLDILDIGTGPGFFPIVLGEEGHHVTGIDITENMISYARKNVERAGSKANLLTMDCHNLEFEDDTFDLIVCRNLTWTLDNPIQAYEEWHRVLKPSGRLLIFDANWYLHLFDEKLREKYEENEKKLIEKYGRKTHNHKNNVEGDALSKKLFMSNKVRPQWDLNQLIQMKFSKVFSEINIVDQVWDDMGKELNATTPQFLVGAEK
- the nikC gene encoding nickel transporter permease; amino-acid sequence: MFRITKRIFKSDFWYFFFKQKKSILGFSIIIILCFAALCAPWIAPNDPLEVNIANKLQHPNAQYWLGTDNLGRCVVSRLIFGTRNSLFYSVIVLIITLGIGIPIGMVSGYIGGKVDLVMMRIIDLVLALPSFMVALAIAGVLGPSTKNMLLAMCMVWWSGYARFFRGLTIQMKESDYIMAAISGGCSHIQIIFRHLLKNMIPPIIILATLEIGSIILAIATFSFIGLGIQPPIPEWGIMLSDSKDYLQSYPQLMFYPGIVIVVTVMSFNLLGRGMRNAMQTTK
- a CDS encoding ABC transporter ATP-binding protein, which encodes MQCRQQSDVLKINNLHIEFKVQKGSIQAVRGVNLEVKKGTITALVGESGSGKSATALAIMGLMDSNAKVTKGEIYIDGIQISSISKKDRKKICSSYAGIIFQDPLNSLNPLYTIGNQLMESILARKEMSKEEALKKAIEHLKKMQFHNPQSLMHKYPFELSGGMCQRVMIAMATIFMPSLLIADEPTTALDVTVQAEILKQIYNMSRKNNTGVLFITHDLSVVAEIADEVFVMKDGMIVENQSVYEIFHKPTHPYTKQLIHSIL
- a CDS encoding ABC transporter ATP-binding protein, with product MNTNKKTIKSNKYRFTYIMKLSKKLHVYLPRVIGAIVSGILNHLFTIAIAAISAYMVGLAVQDKLKDCFFVLASTMVICLIMRVIAYFSEMWLAHDVAFKVLADFRIMLFQSIEKVSPAILLDMRSGQLASTLMSDVELLEWFFAHSFGSTLVAVIVPMVLIAFMGWIHPIFPIMMLIFLGVLVSIPCLLKDKADRQGEKVRCQLGDASAVTVEGIQGMKEILTLNYLKKYKEKNKNYMKKMYTSQLEYGKRLGTEGALIQGVLGIATLSIMGVAAMLVVQGKMEFEWFPVIVILSGMTFNPVIEICNTARNFGLIFAAANRVFLVLEAEPLVKDEGEHINNKDIYPKICFENVSFWYQEKQKKAVKNISFKVDHGETVALVGESGAGKTTCMNLLLRYWDVKEGRICIGDKNIKNISLSNLRQITSAVLQEVYLFNTTIRENIKLSNPEATNEDVEKACKSALAHDFIMKFPKGYDTVVGERGTSLSGGQRQRIAIARAILKNAPILILDEAMSSLDTENEKEIQKALKTNFQDRTILVIAHRLSTIQQADRIIFIREGKIEEIGSHDELMKKDGFYRQMISSQFKKVNAKMPIEVMG
- a CDS encoding ABC transporter ATP-binding protein; translation: MGGNYLRLVTFLKQAKKETLCKVFLGLSIIALNFMQAMLLAKGISNVIERCSFMKMITYLMMIVLVIITKCYLIRYQEGYAKKMAAKIKGMIREKLLDKLMVLGPAYQNKKRSGNIQSLITDGVESFETFLVYYIPHGIVVFIAISCAITYMIQLDKIVGVVIIFMGLLSILIPHFLMPAISKIMIEYWKSYAFLNAQYIDSMQGMSTLKAFDASTRIGKQLASDARDFAKESIKNTGMSLADSAIIVFFTMLGTALAVLIGAFHMSNGQLGYNELLIILFLSGECMKPFYELNTYWHGSYLGFSVAEELYQILDEPLKQGDHTKNKVVSSKNLNIKLDGVFFRYNEDSGYVLKDVNMDMQPGSMTAIVGESGSGKSTIVNLLLRFFDTELGEIKLDSIDIEEYDISYLRNQIAAVFQDTYLFYGTVKENLRMANPHATEEEIIDAAKVANAHDFIINLPNAYETVVGERGATLSGGQRQRISIARAILKNAPILILDEATSSVDMKSEKLIQDALEKLMKNKTTIVIAHRLSTIEKADKIYVLKDGKVKGEGTHEELLCNCETYQGLIRAQENIGENI
- a CDS encoding class I SAM-dependent methyltransferase; the protein is MKKYIYNYWEEEADWYDETLPSNVKYEDLLKGLANYIFSYIPDIEKKQSLNILELGCGTGRLLIELSKTHHNVMGVDISWNMLKIAKDHGKILNVPIEVYQMDVHSMLFEEDSFDLLVGSNVVWTLENPVKAYEEWYRVLKPQGKLIVLDANWNLWRYNPLERKKYQQYQEYLIHKYGRGTHTYKDLFYGEEIDKKTYLSDKYRPDWDIDVLKSIGFHNIQIQHSVSDIIWDSKTIELNHLTPPFMICAQK